In Quercus robur chromosome 11, dhQueRobu3.1, whole genome shotgun sequence, the following proteins share a genomic window:
- the LOC126704882 gene encoding probable glycosyltransferase At5g25310 — protein sequence MVKKIIQGIHIWNPRNHLLLTAFLCGAIFFIAVHTVQYYSLNNNPLLSDIHPPFNVSLPKHEDSDFISGPHYPPPTPTGSHNYKKAEWDEDSKHEETDFIVSPHYPAPTPTGSHNYKKAEWDEDSNYRVDFSSTYKEMESKFKVYVYQDDVLNKYYKFPFPITDPDRLTWEYRNEGYFFRNINMSTFLTTDPKQAQLFFIPIRTHLMQSTGPYKKMAIVVQNYVQSLINEHPYWNRSQGADHFFVNCHKIGVLATRNFPLLKNAIRVLCATWHAFEFDQSKDMFLPPPGYDFIEYRRRLVKSKISEDLEIDVCSCSMALYYYYAACITEAIVENCIPVCVLLAVVSFRNPDLPFNNTLDWTKFSVIASEKYVPVDDIIQQLQDNVKDIEDETLVKLFSNLHEHVVLL from the exons ATGGTCAAGAAGATTATCCAAGGCATTCACATTTGGAATCCACGCAACCATTTACTACTCACAGCTTTTCTGTGCGGTGCAATCTTTTTCATCGCAGTGCACACTGTGCAGTACTACTCCCTCAACAACAACCCTTTGTTGAGCGACATTCATCCACCTTTCAATGTTTCTTTACCGAAGCATGAAGACTCGGACTTCATCTCTGGTCCCCATTACCCTCCACCAACTCCAACTGGCAGCCACAATTACAAGAAAGCTGAATGGGATGAAGATTCGAAGCATGAAGAAACAGACTTCATCGTTAGTCCCCATTACCCTGCACCAACACCAACTGGCAGCCACAATTACAAGAAAGCTGAATGGGATGAGGATTCAAACTACCGGGTTGATTTTTCATCGACTTACAAAGAAATGGAAAGCAAATTCAAGGTGTATGTGTACCAAGATGATGTTCTCAACAAGTACTACAAGTTTCCCTTCCCCATTACTGATCCTGATAGACTCACATGGGAGTATAGAAACGAGGGCTACTTCTTCCGTAATATCAATATGAGCACCTTCCTCACCACCGATCCTAAGCAGGCTCAGCTCTTCTTTATTCCTATTCGCACCCATCTAATGCAATCCACG GGACCCTATAAGAAAATGGCAATTGTAGTCCAGAATTATGTCCAAAGCTTGATCAATGAACACCCTTATTGGAATCGAAGCCAAGGAGCTGATCACTTTTTTGTGAACTGCCACAAAATTGGTGTGTTGGCAACCAGAAATTTTCCATTACTCAAGAATGCAATTCGAGTTCTGTGTGCAACTTGGCATGCTTTCGAATTTGATCAATCCAAGGATATGTTTCTCCCACCTCCTGGATATGATTTTATAGAATATAG GAGAAGATTAGTTAAATCAAAAATTTCGGAGGATCTTGAAATAGACGTCTGCTCATGCTCTATGGCCCTATACTATTACTATGCTGCCTGCATAACAGAAGCGATAGTTGAGAACTGTATTCCTG TTTGTGTGTTACTTGCAGTTGTCTCGTTCAGAAACCCTGATTTGCCATTCAATAATACTCTTGATTGGACAAAATTTTCTGTAATAGCCTCCGAGAAATATGTTCCTGTGGATGATATAATCCAGCAGCTGCAGGACAATGTTAAAGACATAGAAGATGAAACATTAGTCAAATTGTTTAGCAACTTACACGAG CATGTTGTGTTGCTctag
- the LOC126704881 gene encoding probable glycosyltransferase At3g07620, whose translation MARIFLGIPIPIPNLSPRCCLYISVFLGAAILNIAWLTLPHYSVNRNPFLSDFQPPFNVFLPKHEDVDFISGPPYPAPTPTGSYNYKKAEWDEDLKHQDSDFISSPHYPAPAPTGSHNYKKAEWDEDSNYLADFSSTYKEMESKFKVYVYRDDVLNKYYKFPFPITDPDRLTWEYRNEGYFFRNINMSTFLTTDPKQAQLFFIPIRTHLMQSTEPSYEEMEIIVQNYVQSLIQEHPYWNRSQGADHFFVHCRETIYVPLLNNAIQVLCATQDVRQFNPSMDMFLPPLGYDIYPEDFNLSSGYDFIDRKRIVASKILKDLKIDVCSCSIALYYYYACIAKAIVENCIPVVSLSYPELPFNNTLDWTKFSVIDSEGDVLVNNIQEQLQEIVKDIEDETLIKLFSNLRKVNNVLTSSPVEKASYSGVLI comes from the exons ATGGCCAGAATTTTCCTAGGCATTCCCATTCCCATTCCCAATCTTTCTCCGCGCTGCTGTTTATACATTTCAGTTTTTCTCGGCGCTGCAATACTTAACATTGCATGGCTGACTCTGCCGCACTACTCCGTCAACCGCAACCCTTTCTTGAGCGATTTTCAACCACCTTTCAATGTTTTCTTACCGAAGCATGAAGACGTGGACTTCATCTCTGGTCCCCCTTACCCTGCACCAACTCCAACTGGCAGCTACAATTACAAGAAAGCTGAATGGGATGAGGATTTGAAGCATCAAGACTCAGACTTCATCTCCAGTCCCCATTACCCTGCACCAGCTCCAACTGGCAGCCACAATTACAAGAAAGCTGAATGGGATGAGGATTCGAACTACCTGGCTGATTTTTCATCGACTTACAAAGAAATGGAAAGCAAATTCAAGGTGTATGTGTACCGAGATGATGTTCTCAACAAGTACTACAAGTTTCCCTTCCCCATTACTGATCCTGATAGACTCACATGGGAGTATAGAAACGAGGGCTACTTCTTCCGTAATATCAATATGAGCACCTTCCTCACCACCGATCCTAAGCAGGCTCAGCTCTTCTTTATTCCAATTCGCACCCATCTAATGCAATCCACG GAACCTAGCTATGAGGAAATGGAAATTATAGTCCAGAATTATGTCCAAAGCTTGATCCAAGAACACCCTTATTGGAATCGAAGCCAAGGAGCTGATCACTTTTTTGTGCATTGCCGCGAAACCATATATGTTCCATTACTGAATAATGCAATTCAAGTTCTGTGTGCAACTCAGGATGTTAGGCAATTTAATCCATCCATGGATATGTTTCTCCCACCTCTTGGATATGATATCTACCCAGAAGATTTCAATTTGAGTTCTGGATATGATTTTATAGATAG GAAAAGAATAGTTGCATCAAAAATTTTGAAGGATCTTAAAATAGACGTCTGCTCATGCTCTATAGCCCTATACTATTATTATGCCTGTATAGCGAAAGCGATAGTTGAGAACTGTATTCCTG TTGTCTCGTTGAGCTACCCTGAATTGCCATTCAATAACACTCTTGATTGGACGAAATTTTCTGTAATAGACTCCGAGGGAGATGTTCTCGTGAATAATATACAGGAGCAGCTGCAGGAAATTGTTAAAGACATAGAAGATGAAACATTAATCAAATTGTTTAGCAACTTACGCAAGGTAAATAATGTTCTGACTTCTTCCCCTGTTGAAAAAGCATCATACTCTGGTGTCTTGATTTGA
- the LOC126704883 gene encoding uncharacterized protein LOC126704883 → MAPILDCMKASKFLWTTEATKAFHQIKEKLTTVPILALPDFSQPFKLHCDASKVGIGASSYLAYYEFVLYSDHDALKHINSQDKLSSRNAIWAAYIQQFSFVIKHKSGALNRVADALSRWASLLITMQTKVLGFDLFHELLSSDPYFGPILNDVATRKRFDLLIHNGFLFKGNQLCIPDSSLRLRVIQELHNEGHMGRDKTMKLVTNSYFWPTMRKEITKFVERCRICQVSKGTTTNVGLYMPLPIPDQPWISCQYGFYLGITAYTTR, encoded by the exons ATGGCACCAATTTTAGATTGCATGAAGGCTAGTAAGTTTTTGTGGACAACTGAAGCCACAAAGGCGTTTCATCAGATCAAGGAAAAGCTTACTACAGTGCCTATTCTAGCTCTTCCTGATTTCTCTCAACCATTTAAGTTACATTGTGATGCATCCAAGGTTGGAATTGGAGCT AGTTCTTATTTGGCCTATTATGAGTTTGTCCTCTATTCTGATCATGATGCTTTAAAGCATATCAATAGCCAAGACAAGCTCTCATCTCGGAATGCAATTTGGGCTGCTTATATtcaacaattttcttttgtcatcaAGCATAAATCCGGAGCATTGAATAGAGTGGCAGATGCTCTTAGTCGATGGGCCTCTTTGCTCATCACAATGCAAACCAAAGTGCTggggtttgatttatttcatgaGTTGCTTTCTAGTGACCCATACTTTGGCCCTATACTGAATGATGTGGCAACAAGAAAGCGGTTCGACCTCCTTATACACAATGGTTTCCTTTTTAAAGGGAATCAACTATGCATTCCTGATAGTAGCCTACGCTTAAGGGTTATTCAAGAGTTGCATAATGAAGGCCATATGGGACGTGATAAAACCATGAAGCTTGTGACAAACTCTtacttttggccaaccatgcGAAAGGAGATTACCAAGTTTGTTGAGAGGTGTCGTATTTGTCAAGTTTCCAAGGGCACTACAACCAATGTTGGCCTATATATGCCTCTTCCCATACCAGACCAGCCATGGATTTCATGTCAGTATGGATTTTATCTTGGGATTACCGCATACACAACGAGGTAA